From the Saccharomycodes ludwigii strain NBRC 1722 chromosome I, whole genome shotgun sequence genome, one window contains:
- the FYV7 gene encoding Fyv7p (similar to Saccharomyces cerevisiae YLR068W | FYV7 | Function required for Yeast Viability) has product MPPKKSLNAKKFTREYKLKEIQRNLTRKSRLKKQYLKALKEEGYAIPQNTESDEHLDGKNTATAKLTGRDRKVIKRQNSELKYEEKKKLKQERLYKKRQDREFKREKELNRIKEIKSKHQTKIDRREKLAQRTKTGQPLMGPRIEDLLNKIKNDDTYTN; this is encoded by the coding sequence atgccaCCAAAGAAATCCTTAAATGCCAAGAAATTCACAAGAGAATACAAGTTAAAGGAAATTCAAAGAAACTTAACGAGAAAATCCAGATTAAAGAAACAATATCTAAAAGCGTTGAAAGAAGAAGGTTATGCTATACCGCAGAATACTGAATCAGATGAACACTTAGATGGTAAAAATACTGCCACAGCTAAGTTAACAGGTAGAGATCGTAAAGTCATAAAAAGGCAGAATTCagaattaaaatatgaagagaaaaagaagttaAAACAGGAAagattatataaaaaaagacaagaTCGGGAATtcaaaagagaaaaagaattaaatagaataaaagaaatcaaGTCTAAGCACCAAACAAAGATTGatagaagagaaaaattgGCCCAAAGGACAAAAACAGGACAACCTTTGATGGGTCCCAGAATagaagatttattaaataaaattaaaaacgaCGATACATATACTAATTAG
- the MEF1 gene encoding Mef1p (similar to Saccharomyces cerevisiae YLR069C | MEF1 | Mitochondrial Elongation Factor): MSFASATSRTAVASRKLLSTSFFPFFSRCGANITSNLRFFQTGKSLRDSYDEEKKIIDQITTKLSPTDTASLSRLRNIGISAHIDSGKTTFTERVLYYTGRIKAIHEVRGRDNVGAKMDSMDLEREKGITIQSAATYCSWDKDGKSYHYNLIDTPGHIDFTIEVERALRVLDGAVLVVCAVSGVQSQTVTVDRQMRRYNVPRITFINKMDRMGANPFKAIEQLNKKLRIPAAAIQVPIGAESELKGVVDIISREAIYNEGDNGEILRKTPVPEDLVDLVEEKRALLIETLADVDDEIAELYLEEKEPTEKQIHAAIRRATIARKFTPVLMGSALANTGIQSVLDSVVNYLPDPSEVLNTGLDIANKESKVTLVPSVKEPFVGLAFKLEEGKYGQLTYIRVYQGKLKKGGYITNVKTGKKVKVSRLVRMHSNDMEDVNEVGSGEICATFGIDCSSGDTFTDGVLNYSMSSMFVPDAVISLSIKPKSKDSATNFSKALNRFTKEDPTFRVRFDNESKETIISGMGELHLEIYVERMKREYNVECETGRPQVSYRETITVPAEFDYTHKKQSGGAGQYARVMGNISPTSDNGTENIFRSQVVGGRIPDKYLVACQKGFEEICEKGPLVGHKVLGVNMLINDGAIHAVDSNELSFKTATMTAFKNSFLQAQPVVLEPIMNVSVTSPNEFQGNVIGLLNKLTAVIIDTENGQDEFTITAECPLNGLFGFATSLRASTQGKGEFSLEFKKYAPTLPQIQKQLISEFQKKQEQKK, encoded by the coding sequence ATGTCGTTTGCTTCGGCTACATCAAGAACTGCTGTTGCTAGTAGAAAATTACTATCaacctctttttttccttttttttccagaTGTGGTGCTAATATTACTAGCAACCTTAGATTCTTCCAAACGGGTAAATCTTTAAGGGATTCCTAcgatgaagaaaaaaaaatcattgaCCAGATAACCACAAAATTATCTCCAACTGATACGGCATCTTTAAGTAGATTACGTAACATTGGTATTTCTGCTCATATTGACTCAGGTAAAACTACATTTACTGAACGTGTTTTATACTATACTGGCCGTATTAAAGCTATTCATGAAGTTAGAGGTAGGGATAATGTTGGTGCTAAAATGGATTCGATGGATttagaaagagaaaaaggtATCACAATTCAGTCTGCAGCTACTTATTGTTCTTGGGATAAAGATGGTAAAAGCTACCATTATAACTTAATTGACACTCCAGGCCACATAGATTTCACTATTGAAGTCGAACGTGCTTTGAGAGTATTGGATGGTGCGGTTTTAGTTGTTTGTGCTGTTAGTGGTGTTCAATCACAAACTGTTACTGTTGATCGTCAAATGAGAAGATATAATGTTCCACGTATTacttttatcaataaaatgGATAGAATGGGTGCCAATCCATTCAAAGCTATTGAACAACTCAATAAGAAACTAAGAATCCCTGCTGCTGCCATTCAAGTACCTATCGGTGCTGAATCAGAATTGAAAGGGGTTGTTGACATCATATCCAGAGAAGCTATTTACAATGAAGGCGATAATGGTGAAATTTTGAGAAAAACTCCAGTTCCTGAAGATCTGGTTGACTTGGTTGAAGAAAAGAGAGCTTTGTTGATTGAAACTTTGGCCGATGTTGATGATGAGATCGCTGAACTTTATTTAGAGGAAAAAGAACCTACCGAAAAGCAAATTCATGCTGCTATTCGTAGAGCTACTATTGCTAGAAAATTTACGCCGGTACTAATGGGGTCTGCTTTGGCTAATACTGGTATCCAGTCGGTTTTAGACTCTGTTGTTAATTACTTGCCAGATCCAAGTGAAGTTTTAAATACCGGTCTAGATATTGCCAACAAGGAGTCTAAAGTTACTTTAGTTCCTAGTGTTAAAGAACCATTCGTTGGGTTGGCGTTTAAACTAGAAGAGGGGAAATATGGTCAATTAACTTATATTCGTGTTTATCAAGGTAAATTAAAGAAGGGTGGCTACATAACCAATGTGAAAACTggtaaaaaagttaaagtGTCTAGATTAGTGAGAATGCACTCTAATGATATGGAAGATGTCAATGAAGTTGGCTCTGGTGAAATTTGTGCGACATTTGGTATAGACTGTTCTTCTGGGGACACTTTTACAGATGgtgttttaaattattctATGTCCTCGATGTTTGTTCCAGATGCTGTTATATCTTTATCTATTAAACCAAAATCCAAAGATTCGGCCACCAACTTTTCAAAAGCTTTAAACCGTTTTACCAAGGAAGATCCTACATTTAGGGTTAGGTTTGATAATGAATCTAAGGAGACTATTATTTCTGGTATGGGAGAATTGCATTTGGAAATTTATGTTGAAAGAATGAAGAGAGAATATAATGTCGAATGCGAAACAGGCAGACCACAAGTTTCTTATAGAGAGACCATTACTGTACCAGCCGAATTTGATTACACACATAAGAAACAATCAGGTGGTGCTGGCCAATATGCTAGAGTTATGGGTAATATTAGCCCAACTTCTGATAATGGaactgaaaatattttcagaTCTCAAGTTGTTGGTGGCCGTATTCCagataaatatttggttGCTTGTCAAAAAGGTTTCGAAGAGATTTGCGAGAAAGGACCGTTGGTTGGCCATAAAGTCTTAGGTGTCAATATGTTAATTAACGATGGTGCTATTCATGCTGTTGACTCTAATGAATTGTCGTTTAAGACAGCCACAATGACTGCTTTCAAAAATTCGTTTTTACAAGCTCAACCTGTTGTCTTGGAACCAATTATGAATGTTTCTGTTACTTCTCCAAATGAATTTCAAGGTAATGTTATTGGTTTATTGAACAAATTGACTGCTGTTATCATTGATACTGAAAATGGTCAGGACGAGTTTACTATTACTGCTGAATGTCCATTGAATGGCTTGTTTGGATTTGCCACCAGTTTAAGGGCTTCAACTCAAGGTAAAGGTGAATTTTCTttagaatttaaaaagtatGCACCAACCTTGCCTCAAATTCAAAAGCAATTGATTAGCGAATTCCAAAAGaaacaagaacaaaaaaagtga
- the PET309 gene encoding Pet309p (similar to Saccharomyces cerevisiae YLR067C | PET309 | PETite colonies) yields the protein MQLMLSFKSVLKGNKKLIIKQNIGPLIISAAKQKKTINNKIEIRCLHVDTQPSALLQPQRDQNNLYLLKIKEIVYNKDALPTDEYEKKRELLRLVSFAKNIKPLSKTKILNPSANIAINTDTNEQIYNSTDTTIDNNSTNDIMSSRVRSDLAKLLFKNKCFNYLLLFYNISIKNDTFKFPKDIRVHEFNMIFHSILKVEGFTRLLFKYLNFMFQQFNIVEGELSSQHQSNGSVQNSDIAINNSTSSKRSMIIKVLSSLLSVTYESYGFKTASIIFMHSYSFMQGHCDFSSPKDYLRNRDILEPLMIVMQKNEKSYRESMNSTVEFDYYELLTNLETSFAVNVHHLVNVKYTSSKIPVVISQYASTLQMLVLRRRMFDKGWDIWKYKYDHHRDLVEINDLTGALRILVHKGNYGQVQKLYEEFPHLHNFGEKQFDYLLIAYSKLKSWDALQKQFNKLFGIGELPNVLHYGIIMYALADYGELEIVDSLYKQLLNRKLIPNYAVLQSLLYAYYKNGDYQGALHHFELFKKYDVRPQTYTYLILLDIYRTQNDLDGALMVLKKMNLEQRELISSRHFEKIFRICAYLTNIPIAEELFHLMRDEYNITPTPALIASLMDVYSDSKQPTQAVKIFNNYIKEDYIQSDDVLKIYMYNSLIYAKTLLEENCDSLFLEISEAGIRTNSEFYRVMLNYLISLKKDVEASGKLLNHMLEHSPGLVLPAHFEIIMRYYDCHNNSAMIFSYYEKLLNNKIPVNSKILHYVVKHAFITNISKTGSSSNIKKVLRLLNDIMESSANRTLDIVHPVLHPGVIIYPIKQLVTYDPVSAWKILYDYIRIFYKSNPNAILTKFRILKTKAYVYYETQQWEELALTFDDIMNRITNIRNGPTSKIMRNLNLDGLLIGVFNFKLEELHMGHRIGEIPSWIKKLRENSLVIDNKSYNSAIRLMIDYTGTRDYALNLINNLLIKGFNRIHMLRLMKKHYTDFSTSSNQLPKDLIALRADPSYGRPTYYLESNVYEEVKEKLDKYLSSLNNLTELENILESWTKKYPRFIIGYLMKPKNNVAYWYAVEARHKEFLQELRTSKRTPKVKW from the coding sequence ATGCAACTAATGTTATCATTTAAGTCTGTCTTAAaaggaaacaaaaaattaattataaagCAAAATATCGGTCCACTGATAATATCGGCAgccaaacaaaaaaaaactattaataataagatTGAAATACGATGCTTACATGTTGATACCCAACCATCAGCTCTATTACAACCACAGCGGGATCAAAATAACCTATATTTActcaaaattaaagaaattgtttataataaagaCGCACTACCAACTGATGagtatgaaaaaaaaagagaattaCTAAGGCTTGTAAGTTTTGCTAAGAATATAAAACCATTGTCcaaaactaaaatattGAATCCAAGTGCAAATATAGCAATAAATACTGATACTAATGAGCAGATATATAACAGCACAGATACAactattgataataatagtaccaATGATATTATGTCGTCGAGGGTTAGGTCTGATCTTGCAAAgcttttattcaaaaataaatgctTTAATTACCTTctgttattttataatattagtattaaaaatgatactTTTAAATTCCCCAAAGACATTCGTGTACATGAGTTTAATATGATTTTCCATTCTATACTAAAAGTTGAAGGGTTTACAAGACTGTTATTTAAATACCTAAATTTTATGTTTCaacaatttaatattgtAGAAGGAGAGTTATCATCTCAACACCAATCCAATGGTTCTGTTCAAAACAGTGATATAGCCATCAATAACAGTACAAGTAGTAAGAGATCCATGATTATCAAAGTGCTATCATCTCTATTGTCTGTGACTTACGAAAGCTATGGTTTCAAAACAGcttcaataatatttatgcATTCATACTCGTTCATGCAAGGCCATTGTGATTTTTCGTCACctaaagattatttaagAAACAGAGATATATTAGAACCATTGATGATAGTAAtgcaaaaaaatgaaaagagCTATAGAGAAAGTATGAATTCAACAGTGGAAtttgattattatgaattGTTGACAAATTTGGAAACCAGCTTTGCTGTTAATGTTCATCATCTTGTCAATGTTAAATATACTAGCTCAAAAATACCGGTTGTGATTTCGCAATATGCTTCTACATTGCAGATGTTAGTTTTACGCAGGAGAATGTTTGACAAAGGTTGGGATATATGGAAATATAAATACGACCATCATAGAGATTTGGTGGAGATCAATGATTTAACAGGTGCATTAAGGATTTTGGTCCATAAAGGAAATTATGGACAGGTACAAAAACTATACGAAGAATTTCCACATTTGCATAACTTTGGAGAAAAACAGTTTGATTACTTATTGATTGCGTAttctaaattaaaaagttggGATGCTTTACAAAAACAGtttaataaactttttggAATTGGTGAACTACCTAACGTTTTGCATTATGGTATTATCATGTACGCACTAGCCGATTATGGCGAATTGGAAATCGTTGATAGCCTATACAAACAGTTATTGAATAGGAAATTAATCCCCAATTATGCTGTTCTACAAAGTTTACTGTATGCATATTACAAAAACGGAGATTATCAAGGTGCTTTACATCACTTTGagttgtttaaaaaatatgacGTTAGGCCACAAACTTACAcatatttgattttgttgGATATTTACCGCACACAAAACGATTTGGATGGGGCTTTAATGGTgttgaagaaaatgaatttGGAACAGAGAGAATTAATATCTTCAAGgcattttgaaaaaatatttagaatTTGTGCTtatttaacaaatataCCTATTGCAGAGGAATTATTCCATCTTATGAGAGatgaatataatattacGCCGACACCGGCCTTGATTGCTAGTCTTATGGATGTTTATTCCGACTCTAAACAACCCACCCAAGctgttaaaatttttaacaacTATATCAAGGAAGATTATATTCAATCAGATGATGTGTTGAAAatttatatgtataatTCATTGATCTATGCTAAAACTTTATTAGAAGAAAATTGTgattctctttttttagaaatatcAGAAGCCGGAATTAGAACTAATTCAGAATTTTACCGTGTCatgttaaattatttgatcAGTTTGAAGAAAGATGTTGAAGCTAGTGGGAAATTGTTAAATCACATGTTGGAACATTCGCCCGGACTTGTTTTGCCAGCtcattttgaaattatcaTGAGATATTATGATTGTCACAACAATTCTGCAATGATTTTCTCATATTACGAAAAGttgttaaataataaaattccGGTAAATTCTAAAATTTTACATTATGTGGTGAAGCATGCCTttataacaaatatttccaaaacAGGTAGCTCTTccaacattaaaaaagtcTTGCGGCTATTAAACGACATTATGGAAAGCTCAGCAAACCGCACCTTAGATATTGTGCATCCTGTGTTACACCCTGGTGTGATTATTTATCCTATCAAACAACTAGTTACCTATGACCCCGTCTCTGCATGGAAGATTTTGTACGACTATATCcgtattttttataaatctAACCCAAATGCAATTTTAACAAAGTTTCgtattttgaaaactaaAGCTTACGTATATTATGAAACACAGCAGTGGGAGGAGCTTGCGTTAACCTTTGATGATATAATGAATAGAATCACAAACATAAGAAACGGGCCAACCTCTAAAATTATGCGTAATTTGAACTTAGACGGGTTATTAATTggtgtttttaattttaagtTGGAAGAGCTACATATGGGGCATAGGATAGGCGAAATTCCAAGTtggattaaaaaattaagagaAAATAGTTTAGTTATAGATAACAAGAGTTACAATTCAGCCATAAGACTAATGATAGATTATACGGGCACCAGAGATTATGCATTAAATCTTATTAATAACTTGTTAATCAAAGGTTTTAATAGAATTCACATGCTTAGATTGATGAAGAAACATTATACGGATTTCAGCACAAGCAGTAACCAACTACCAAAAGACTTAATTGCACTAAGAGCTGACCCTAGTTATGGAAGACCAACATATTACCTTGAATCCAATGTTTATGAAGaagttaaagaaaaattagataAATATCTATCCTCATTGAACAACTTGACAGAACTGGAGAATATATTAGAGAGCTGGACCAAGAAATATCCTAGGTTTATAATTGGATATTTGATgaaaccaaaaaataacGTTGCATATTGGTATGCAGTTGAAGCTAGACACAAGGAGTTCCTACAGGAGTTAAGAACTAGTAAAAGAACCCCTAAAGTGAAATGGTAG
- a CDS encoding uncharacterized protein (similar to Saccharomyces cerevisiae YGL162W | SUT1 | Sterol UpTake (paralog of YPR009W | SUT2)) translates to MVISLTPHRNNTNSNIPSISNIFGTTTNNFINVADSTNNNSTTHTLPAHTQHRNKQNLAYTRTKKGSLLILNLSNHSIPPLLLPPVINCCGATTINTNATTTNDDNNCDDGSGSIYSNNNNNNTIPYNSVYNIPSNDGNRSRSDTGCSVYSNNSSIFSSNNNDLLTRKRSNTINSSHSSVISNSSNSSSSNSSILSVNGTGTSCDNNSNNAPVSKRQRVGPSCDLCRAKKIKCDAIITTILKDDLILNSFSQSLHCELDKSTIIQFLMSHSTELSNSNNVIDTTTIIQNLINNDNINKKEYKYYKHVDKLISFKACSSCRIKKQNACRFSKGLTRQDINIFNKLKKINYLKRKNWKKCGKSTSTSSDTILYNIDAESSELNHSLDSFTIHDYKNL, encoded by the coding sequence atggtCATATCACTCACTCCGCATAGGAATAACACAAATAGCAATATACCCAGTATATCTAATATTTTCGGTACAACTACGaataactttattaatGTTGCCGATTCCACTAACAATAATTCTACTACCCATACTTTGCCCGCTCACACTCAGCACagaaataaacaaaatttagCTTATACACGAACTAAAAAAGGaagtttattaatattaaatttatcaaacCATTCTATACCTCCGCTATTGTTACCGCCTGTAATAAACTGTTGTGGTGCTACCACTATTAATACTAATGCTACCACTAccaatgatgataataactGTGATGATGGTAGTGGTAGTATCtacagtaataataataataataatactatacCCTACAATAGTGTGTATAATATTCCAAGTAATGACGGCAATAGAAGTAGAAGTGATACAGGTTGTAGTGTATATAGCAATAACAGCAGCATATTTAGTTCCAACAACAACGATCTGCTTACTAGAAAGAGAAGCAATACCATAAATAGTAGTCATAGTAGTGTTATTAGCAatagtagtaatagtagtagcagtaaCAGTAGTATTCTCAGTGTTAACGGTACTGGTACCAGttgtgataataatagtaataacgCTCCGGTGTCCAAAAGGCAGAGAGTGGGTCCAAGTTGCGACTTATGTAGGGCCAAGAAGATTAAATGTGAtgcaataataacaaccaTTTTAAAAGACGATTTGATACTGAACTCTTTTTCTCAATCTTTACATTGTGAATTAGATAAATCTACAATTATACAATTTCTAATGAGTCATTCAACGGAATTGTCCAATTCTAACAATGTTATAGATACAACCACAATTATACAgaatttaataaacaatgataacattaataaaaaagaatacaaatattataagCATGTTGATAAATTGATTAGCTTCAAAGCATGCAGTTCGTGTCGtatcaaaaaacaaaatgccTGTCGTTTTAGTAAAGGATTGACTAGGCAAGatattaacatttttaataaattaaaaaaaattaattacctaaaaagaaagaattggaaaaagtGCGGCAAAAGTACTAGCACTAGTTCTGATACtattttgtataatattGATGCTGAATCATCAGAATTAAATCACAGTTTAGACTCATTTACTATTCACGATTATAAAAATCTATAa
- the SPC3 gene encoding signal peptidase complex subunit SPC3 (similar to Saccharomyces cerevisiae YLR066W | SPC3 | Signal Peptidase Complex): protein MFSLNQRFQTVINAAITYAIFIIFLIITLFHFQLYVENNITETVKVNNLNIIKPILNLRTSRMFGGSGKFPKENLRIKFDLNTDLSPLFTWNTKQVFVYLTGAYNSTSTSSSEVTFWDKIITDKKNADLDLHAVMGKYSVWDKQNGFSNKDLQLKLHWNIQPFVGNLIFGEAVMSNSGDILHIPAKEQITNGTA from the coding sequence ATGTTTTCATTGAATCAAAGATTTCAAACAGTAATCAATGCAGCTATCACATATgcaatatttattatatttctaaTCATAACATTGTTCCACTTCCAACTCTATGTCGAAAACAATATTACTGAAACAGTTaaagttaataatttaaatatcaTTAAGCCTATTTTAAACCTAAGGACAAGTAGAATGTTTGGTGGAAGTGGAAAGTTTCCAAAGGAAAATTTAAGAATCAAATTCGATTTAAATACTGATTTGTCTCCATTATTTACCTGGAACACTAAACAAGTATTTGTGTATTTGACTGGTGCTTACAACAGTACTAGCACTTCTTCCTCTGAGGTTACATTTTGGGACAAGATTATTACTGATAAGAAAAATGCAGATTTGGATTTGCATGCTGTTATGGGCAAATACTCAGTTTGGGATAAACAGAATGGATTTAGTAATAAAGATTTACAATTGAAATTACACTGGAATATTCAACCATTCGTGggtaatttaatatttggtGAAGCTGTCATGAGTAACAGTGGTGACATTTTGCATATACCAGCAAAGGAGCAAATAACTAATGGAACAGCTTAA
- the YIP5 gene encoding Yip5p (similar to Saccharomyces cerevisiae YGL161C | YIP5 | Ypt-Interacting Protein), with translation MSHNKYSKLKTNIDDEEDYNPFEDQLGSEVDHTSGNKYNKIENDLNDDDFLFDDDNDITSKNLDTNVSNTTTPVVLIQPPAISADTSSTTNASGAISGSAKYFNNITTELLKNRIKSTLLLKRNNIFNLEENGVAGGSETVSSNIIELYGPLWISFTVLVLSFIFKTFPDIVPSDNTTTLANFLYTGISIFCYEVLLSFFLSFWKIGDESGSNRFNNWVKLINIVGYSLLCWIPIILIKFIVVNIILQIIGVMHGDGTSVTINRVKFIFNWIIIILGGVYSWGYLNLQLLSNPKYKKLFVVYSLIHVLFVLLMRKYMI, from the coding sequence ATGAGtcataataaatattctaaattgaaaactaacattgatgatgaagaggACTACAATCCCTTTGAAGATCAGTTAGGTAGTGAAGTTGATCACACTAGtggtaataaatataacaaaatcgagaatgatttaaatgacgatgattttttatttgatgatGACAATGACATTACTAGCAAGAATTTGGACACTAATGTTAGTAATACTACCACCCCTGTGGTGTTGATTCAACCACCAGCTATATCTGCTGATACATCTTCCACAACCAATGCTTCCGGTGCTATTTCTGGAAGCGCGAAATACTTTAACAATATTACCACGGAATTActaaaaaatagaattaaaTCCACTCTACTTTTAAAGcgtaataatatttttaacctTGAAGAAAATGGTGTTGCTGGCGGCAGTGAGACGGTTAGTAGTAACATCATTGAACTATATGGTCCTTTATGGATTTCTTTCACTGTTTTGGTTCTCTCATTTATATTCAAGACTTTCCCAGACATTGTACCCAGCGATAACACAACTACATTAGCCAATTTTCTTTACACTGGGATATCCATATTTTGTTATGAGGTTTTactatctttttttttatcattttggAAGATAGGAGATGaaagtggtagtaacagaTTCAATAATTGGGTGAAATTGATCAACATTGTAGGATATTCCTTGCTCTGCTGGATTCCAATCATTTTAATCAAGTTCATTGTAGTGAATATTATATTACAAATTATTGGTGTTATGCATGGTGATGGTACTAGCGTTACTATTAATAGagttaaatttatattcaattggattattataatattaggTGGTGTTTATAGCTGGGGGTATTTGAACTTACAATTATTGTCAAATCCAAagtacaaaaaattatttgttgtatATTCACTAATTCATGTGTTATTTGTGTTGTTAATGAGaaaatatatgatttaA
- a CDS encoding uncharacterized protein (similar to Saccharomyces cerevisiae YFL040W | putative transporter) produces the protein MKNEKFYSVTRIIIILALGGLLLGLDISSMSIFIGSEFFNKYFNYPTPLQQGLISGSNPSGGLIGCLLSSTLSEKLGFPNTARLTALVWLFGSVVASLSFDIWWVILSRFFKGISIGIFSSSIPVYISEIIPSNKKGLVTSTMQWALTWGILLMFYITLVAEYYLGNTAISFRLSWAIEGLPGLLLFFVSWGLPESPSWLIMHGELSKLEKIVRELKGEKFIENKIDLINKTEMTATNNSDKRLRFIDLFKRPILPHLLCGIVMQSLVQFCGIGVLMYYMVYICEMIGLRNNLKLWATSLQYIFNVIFTIFPIMLMDKLKRKDIIVYGSYLLSLCMIIIGTILGVYGHEVAPINGNTAVVWEIKGIPGTIVLTFCYVFVSIFAASLSCAAWVYTNEILPTVAKVKGTSVCMSFSWFFNFILTFMAPCLLSKIKWGTFIMFGTMSFLLNTLIVYKFPETKGLKDEEVAVLFISNREDVDNKITEEQYELDRAAKNNKYHVDSSIKNSSISNDSTPFNEQNDPSKQSTISSSIFKIRGAPF, from the coding sequence atgaaaaacgaaaaattttattctgTAACCAGAATAATCATTATCTTGGCACTCGGTGGCTTGTTATTGGGCCTAGACATCTCATCTATGtcaatttttattggatccgaatttttcaataaatactTTAATTATCCAACCCCTCTCCAACAAGGATTAATATCAGGATCCAATCCATCAGGTGGATTGATAGGATGTTTGCTATCTAGTACTCTATCAGAAAAATTAGGTTTTCCCAACACGGCTAGGTTAACTGCTTTGGTTTGGTTGTTTGGTTCGGTGGTAGCCTCGCTAAGTTTTGACATTTGGTGGGTTATTCTAAGCagattttttaaaggaaTTTCAATTGGTATATTTAGCAGCAGTATCCCTGTCTATATTAGTGAAATCATTCCATCAAACAAAAAGGGACTGGTGACTTCAACCATGCAATGGGCGTTGACCTGgggaatattattaatgttttaCATAACTTTGGTTGCCGAGTATTATCTTGGAAACACTGCCATTTCATTTAGATTAAGTTGGGCAATTGAGGGACTTCCAGGGTTGCTTTTATTCTTTGTATCATGGGGGCTACCTGAATCGCCATCCTGGTTAATTATGCACGGAGAGCTAAGCAAACtggaaaaaattgttaGAGAGTTAAAAGGCGAAAAATTtatagaaaacaaaatcgatttaattaataagaCTGAAATGACCGCTACTAACAACAGTGACAAACGTTTAAGATTTATAGATTTGTTTAAAAGACCGATATTACCACACTTATTATGCGGGATTGTTATGCAGAGCTTGGTGCAGTTTTGTGGTATAGGTGTTTTAATGTATTATATGGTTTACATTTGTGAAATGATCGGGTTGagaaataatttaaaactatgGGCAACCTCAttacaatatatttttaatgtaaTTTTCACCATCTTTCCCATAATGTTGATGGATAagttgaaaagaaaagatatcATTGTTTATGGATCATATTTATTGTCTCTATGCATGATAATCATAGGAACTATCTTGGGAGTATATGGTCACGAAGTAGCACCAATCAATGGCAATACAGCGGTTGTTTGGGAAATTAAAGGTATTCCAGGAACAATAGTTTTAACATTTTGCTATGTATTTGTTAGTATATTTGCTGCTTCTTTATCATGTGCAGCATGGGTATACACAAATGAAATATTGCCCACAGTAGCTAAAGTCAAAGGTACAAGCGTCTGCATGTCTTTTAGCTGGttcttcaattttatcTTAACATTTATGGCACCATGTTTATTAAGTAAAATCAAATGGGGTACATTTATTATGTTTGGGACCAtgtcatttttattgaacACATTGATCGTATACAAATTCCCAGAAACCAAAGGGTTAAAAGATGAAGAAGTTGCAGTACTATTTATAAGCAATAGGGAAGatgttgataataaaattacagAAGAACAATATGAACTAGATAGAGCagcaaaaaataacaaatatcaTGTAGATAgtagtattaaaaatagttcTATTAGTAATGATAGTACTCCCTTTAATGAACAAAATGATCCCTCGAAGCAATCTACTATATCATcatctatttttaaaataagaGGTGCGCCTTTTTGA